A window from bacterium encodes these proteins:
- a CDS encoding histidine kinase dimerization/phospho-acceptor domain-containing protein yields the protein MGGKEIGVRSDVFFTFYFLLSTSYFQGKDMSIDIEEIQRERLIGWNRYGIYIRVILYSLALALALLRASTQTIPLNYPILYITTIILLLNLVFLFFLSKQVCKESKRCLFLLSFSSLTADLMAITYSVHLQGGLAAAICPLNYTIVIIGASFLLSQRGAIIIAALSSLLFSLLISLEYFMILPPIPVGKIGITLYKDGGYVLSIIIGRCIFFLGIAVISGYFIDKIKDQEKEIMRKEKELMEKEKMALAAHLASESAHEIKNPLTVVKAGIYYLKMTFPKENEVVQETIHQIDDAIERITSFLNTLLNLYRPPSILNKDSDKTE from the coding sequence GTGGGAGGTAAGGAGATAGGCGTGAGGAGTGATGTTTTCTTTACTTTCTACTTTCTACTCTCTACTTCCTATTTTCAGGGGAAAGATATGAGTATAGATATTGAAGAGATACAAAGGGAAAGATTAATTGGTTGGAACAGATATGGAATCTATATCCGGGTTATTCTATATAGTCTTGCTCTTGCTCTTGCTTTGTTAAGGGCATCTACCCAAACCATCCCCTTAAATTACCCCATCCTTTATATAACCACAATTATCTTATTGCTAAATCTTGTCTTTCTTTTCTTTTTAAGCAAGCAAGTCTGCAAAGAGAGTAAAAGATGCCTTTTTCTTCTTTCCTTTTCCTCACTAACTGCAGACCTTATGGCAATAACCTATTCGGTGCATCTTCAGGGTGGCTTAGCCGCGGCTATTTGCCCACTCAATTACACTATTGTTATCATTGGTGCCTCTTTTCTTCTCTCGCAAAGAGGGGCTATCATTATTGCTGCTTTATCCAGCCTTCTTTTCTCACTTTTGATATCCCTTGAATACTTTATGATTTTACCTCCAATCCCGGTAGGGAAAATAGGGATTACTCTCTATAAGGATGGAGGCTATGTTCTTTCGATTATAATTGGTAGATGTATCTTCTTTTTGGGGATAGCTGTAATAAGTGGATATTTTATAGATAAAATAAAAGACCAGGAAAAGGAGATAATGAGGAAAGAGAAAGAGCTTATGGAAAAGGAGAAGATGGCTCTTGCCGCCCATCTTGCCTCTGAATCAGCCCATGAGATAAAAAACCCCTTGACTGTAGTAAAGGCAGGGATTTACTACCTCAAGATGACCTTTCCTAAGGAGAATGAAGTGGTTCAAGAAACCATCCATCAGATAGACGATGCTATTGAGAGGATTACCTCTTTCCTCAATACCCTTCTTAATCTCTACAGACCACCATCTATTCTAAACAAGGATAGTGATAAAACTGAATAA
- a CDS encoding lactate racemase domain-containing protein: MMKVNLDYGEKEMGLFISDTNLANFFSLKISGEKASFETFERALKAATPKLEDIVSEKRVCIILDDSTRKQPREQILKPLCERLKKAHFIQVLIATGTHKPLHNLELCEFIRGIVNSYSLNFDIAINESTNNDEFEYIGTTWRKTEVFVNKKAMSCDMFIVVSGMKPHYFGGYSNPVKNFLPGICSFETIRQNHCALIVEEDSIYGRHPWHPLPQKRQNPIAEDMLEGMELIIKNRYVFALAFVGNEEIIWAKAGEVKEVTCEGIKIIDKSMSFTTNPTKYLIVSPGKDEDKTFYVAQRSLELTKQVVNRETEVLWLANIQGGIHDDPKLLPILKQNYENIASKIKEKDADFGLYKAFRFKNYLQRVSKVFVYSEYNHQDLQEIGTLPIDDPQRIIDNWLEKDPAAKILVINNANKLAVGLCNKGK; encoded by the coding sequence ATGATGAAAGTTAATTTAGATTATGGCGAAAAAGAAATGGGATTATTTATTTCGGATACAAATTTAGCTAATTTTTTTAGCCTGAAAATAAGCGGCGAAAAAGCCTCTTTTGAAACTTTTGAACGGGCATTAAAAGCCGCAACACCAAAATTGGAAGATATTGTATCTGAGAAAAGAGTTTGTATCATCCTGGACGATAGCACCCGAAAACAACCCAGAGAACAGATTCTCAAACCTTTATGTGAAAGATTAAAAAAAGCCCATTTTATTCAGGTTCTCATTGCCACTGGCACCCATAAACCTTTACATAACCTTGAACTTTGTGAATTTATTAGAGGTATCGTTAATTCATATTCCTTAAATTTCGATATAGCCATAAATGAATCCACAAATAATGATGAATTTGAATATATTGGCACTACCTGGCGAAAAACAGAGGTATTTGTAAATAAAAAAGCGATGTCCTGCGATATGTTTATTGTCGTCTCTGGTATGAAACCCCATTATTTTGGAGGATATAGCAATCCAGTTAAAAACTTTTTACCCGGTATCTGCTCTTTTGAAACTATCCGTCAAAATCATTGTGCCTTGATTGTCGAAGAGGATTCTATCTATGGAAGACATCCCTGGCACCCATTGCCTCAAAAAAGACAAAATCCTATCGCCGAAGATATGTTAGAAGGAATGGAATTAATCATCAAGAACAGATATGTATTTGCCTTAGCCTTTGTCGGAAATGAAGAGATAATCTGGGCAAAGGCAGGAGAAGTAAAGGAAGTTACTTGTGAAGGAATTAAAATTATTGATAAATCTATGAGTTTTACAACAAATCCAACCAAATATCTTATCGTAAGTCCGGGCAAGGATGAAGATAAAACATTTTATGTTGCTCAAAGGTCATTAGAGTTGACCAAACAGGTTGTGAACAGGGAAACAGAGGTTCTCTGGCTCGCAAACATTCAAGGTGGAATACATGATGACCCAAAACTTTTACCTATTTTAAAACAAAACTATGAGAACATTGCCAGTAAGATTAAAGAAAAAGATGCCGACTTTGGTCTTTACAAGGCATTTAGATTCAAGAACTACCTTCAAAGGGTGAGTAAAGTCTTTGTTTATTCTGAGTATAACCATCAAGACCTGCAAGAAATTGGGACACTCCCCATTGATGACCCACAGAGAATTATAGACAACTGGTTAGAAAAAGACCCAGCGGCTAAAATCCTGGTTATAAACAATGCAAACAAATTGGCTGTGGGTCTGTGTAATAAAGGTAAGTAA
- a CDS encoding 1-deoxy-D-xylulose-5-phosphate reductoisomerase yields the protein MKKIAILGSTGSIGISALWVIDKFKQYFEVVGLAANKNVDLLEKEVREFNPKIVCLSDEDGANKLVQRLKNHPCKIVSGQMGLIEIACLKEADLVICAIVGSAGLIPLIEAIKAKKQICLANKESLVMAGKIVMEIAHKNGVKILPVDSEHNAIFQCLEGKLTNTIKRLILTGSGGPFRERAHLENITPEETLKHPTWQMGKKITVDSATLMNKGLEVIEAHYLFGVPMLNIKVVIHPQSIIHSLVEFVDGSILGQMSITDMKIPIAYALSYPERLKEVLPSLNLTQIKSLTFEEPDFDRFPCLSYGYEAGERGGTLPAVLNGANEVAVHRFLNKEIMFMDIPDIIKKVMTKHQVIENPTIDEILSADAWARKEASSV from the coding sequence GTGAAAAAAATTGCTATTTTAGGTTCGACGGGTTCTATTGGGATAAGTGCTTTATGGGTAATAGATAAATTCAAGCAATATTTTGAAGTCGTGGGGTTAGCCGCTAATAAAAATGTTGATTTATTAGAAAAGGAAGTCCGAGAATTTAATCCTAAAATAGTATGCCTATCAGATGAAGATGGGGCAAATAAGTTAGTTCAAAGATTAAAAAACCATCCCTGTAAAATAGTTAGTGGACAAATGGGATTGATTGAAATTGCTTGTCTAAAAGAGGCAGATTTGGTCATCTGTGCGATTGTAGGTTCAGCAGGTTTAATCCCTTTAATAGAGGCCATTAAAGCCAAAAAGCAAATTTGCCTGGCAAACAAAGAAAGCCTGGTTATGGCGGGTAAGATAGTAATGGAGATTGCTCATAAAAATGGAGTTAAAATCTTACCAGTGGATAGTGAACATAACGCTATATTTCAATGTTTAGAGGGGAAACTGACTAATACGATTAAAAGACTAATTTTGACAGGTTCTGGTGGTCCTTTTAGAGAAAGAGCGCATCTGGAAAATATTACTCCAGAGGAAACTCTTAAACATCCTACCTGGCAAATGGGGAAAAAAATCACTGTAGATTCGGCTACCCTGATGAATAAGGGACTTGAAGTTATAGAGGCACATTACTTATTTGGTGTTCCTATGTTGAATATCAAGGTAGTTATTCATCCGCAATCTATAATTCATTCTCTGGTAGAGTTTGTAGATGGTTCGATTTTAGGGCAAATGTCAATTACAGATATGAAAATTCCAATTGCTTATGCCCTTTCATATCCAGAAAGACTAAAAGAGGTATTACCTTCTTTAAATTTAACTCAAATTAAATCACTTACTTTTGAAGAGCCTGATTTTGATAGATTCCCTTGTTTATCTTATGGCTATGAGGCTGGGGAAAGAGGTGGAACTCTACCTGCAGTGCTTAATGGGGCAAATGAGGTTGCGGTCCATAGATTTTTAAATAAAGAAATAATGTTTATGGACATTCCTGATATTATCAAAAAGGTGATGACTAAACATCAAGTTATTGAGAATCCCACCATAGATGAAATTTTATCCGCAGATGCGTGGGCAAGAAAAGAAGCAAGTAGCGTGTAA